In Shewanella sp. GD04112, the sequence GAAATCGGCCAAGTGGTTGAAGGTTATCGCAATACTAAAGAAGTGTTTACGCTGGCGAAGCGCATGGGCGTCGAAATGCCGATCACCGAGCAAATCTACCAAGTGTTATACCAAGGCAAAGCGCCCTTGGATGCCGCCAAAGAACTGCTCAGCAGAGAAAAGAAATCAGAAACGCCAGCGCAATAAAGCGCGAGCCGTGATGATGCTGAATAAAATAAAGGGTGCTAAAATAGCGCCCTTTTTTATACATGGACTTCTGGTGCAAGAAGTATCCCCGAGCGCCATGGCCCTTGATGTTCCCTACATCAAGGACATTTCCTCCATCCTTGGAGGTCAGATGGTGAAAGAGGGGATTTATGTCCGATCGCCATCGCCTTAATGTGACAGGCAGCTGTCGGCATTGGCCGTATCCATTAAGGTTGGATGCTGAACGCGAAATATCTACCCCAATATCGAAGACCAATAGCGTAACTCAGTCTTTGAACTATTTGGGATGATGGGCAATAGCCAAATCAATTTATCGACTGGAGTATGAGTGTGAAACATCATGATGTAATTATTATCGGAGCCGGCGCCGCAGGATTAATGTGTGCTGCAACAGCGGGTTACCGAGGTCGTGATGTACTTGTACTCGATAATGCCAAGCAGGCTGGGCGTAAAATCCTCATCAGCGGTGGCGGCCGTTGTAACTTTACCAACCTTAAAGTCGAACCCGCCAACTTTATCAGTGGTAACCCGCACTTTGTAAAATCCGCCTTGGCGCGTTATCCATCGCAGCAGTTTATCGAACTGGTTGAGCGCCACGGCATTGAATACCACGAGCGCGACCATGGCCAGCTGTTCTGTAATGACTCGGCCAAAGAGATAGTTACTATGCTGCTGACCGAATGTGAGTGGGCGGGTGTGAGCATTAAACTTCGCACCGATATTCTGGCAGTGAGCAAAACCGAGGCTGGCCGCTTTGAGCTAAACACCTCAAATGGCGAGTTAAGTTGCGACTCCTTAGTGATCGCCACCGGCGGTTTATCCATGCCAAAACTTGGCGCCACGCCTTACGGCTATCAATTGGCCGAGCAGTTTGGACTTAAGGTGTTGCCAACTCACGCGGGTCTGGTGCCTTTTACTTGGCACAGCGAAGATAAAATTCGCTTCGAACCGCTATCGGGCATTGCTGTACCGAGCCGCATTACCGCCAAAGATGGCACTGCCTTTAGCGAAGCCTTACTCTTTACCCACAGAGGCTTATCTGGCCCCGCTATTTTGCAGATTTCCAACTATTGGAAAGCGGGCGAAACCATAGAAATCAATCTATTACCCAATATGGATGCCGCACAGGCCATAGAGCAACAACTGGCCGCACATCCTAAACAGAGTCTGCGTAATACCTTAAGCCAGTGGTTACCTAAGCGGCTGGTGGAGGTGTTATTCGATGAGGCTTTACTCAACAAAGCCTTAAATCAGCTTGTTCATGCCGAGCGCGCCAAGCTGGTCGAGGATCTGCATCGCTGGACAGTACTAATGAATGGCACCGAAGGCTATCGCACCGCCGAAGTGACACTTGGCGGCGTGGATACCCATGAACTGTCCTCCAAAACCATGGAAGCCATTAAAGTCCCCGGCCTGTTTTTTATCGGCGAAGTGATGGATGTCAGCGGTTGGTTAGGCGGGTTTAATTTTCAATGGGCCTGGGCATCTGGCGTCGCCGCTGGTAGGGCGGTTTAGTTTGTTTGGGAACAATAAAGTTTGAAGAAATATTTAGAAAAATTAAATGAACTAGAAATCGCTTGTCATAACAATTTTAAGCATGACTCAGATGAACATTGGGTTGATGAAGAATACGTCCGTATAAGAGTTGATGCTCTCAAGTTGCTAAGTAGCGCAAGCAAAGAGTTAGAAGTAAATGAACTCACTAGTTTTAGATTGAAAATAGTACAGTTCTTTTGTGCCAATATGGGATGTCATTTAGATATCAAAGTGCTTGAATCTGAAGATGCAAATGTACTGTCGCAAAATGAAATCGAATTTATATTGGGAAATTCTCAGCTAGCGCGGTGGAATACGTAAATTTAAGTTTGTTTTCTGCACATAACAATTCAAGGCAGTTGGCGTTGTATACATTGTCACTGTTTCCCCAGTGACACGCCGCCCTTTTATTTTACAAGAAGTATCCCTATAGGCTCGACGGCGGCATCTGCAATACATGGAAGTGTAAATGCCGCCAACGGCCACTGTTGCAACAATGGCAATTTTAACGACCATTGAACTGTTCATCTGGCTAAAGGCTTTTGCCTCATTCCTTGTTTCGGTTCGTTGGCTCAATAGAAAATTCCTACTCTTGTTGCCATACAAAGTCTCATCCATTTACCTAATGTTTGGACCTAACGTAAAGCGACTAACAATGTATGGGTATACAATCGTATTTAAATTTAGGTGTTTTGGTATGATTTTTAGACAAAATCAGTGCGCACTAATTCCATCCGAAATAAATA encodes:
- a CDS encoding NAD(P)/FAD-dependent oxidoreductase — translated: MKHHDVIIIGAGAAGLMCAATAGYRGRDVLVLDNAKQAGRKILISGGGRCNFTNLKVEPANFISGNPHFVKSALARYPSQQFIELVERHGIEYHERDHGQLFCNDSAKEIVTMLLTECEWAGVSIKLRTDILAVSKTEAGRFELNTSNGELSCDSLVIATGGLSMPKLGATPYGYQLAEQFGLKVLPTHAGLVPFTWHSEDKIRFEPLSGIAVPSRITAKDGTAFSEALLFTHRGLSGPAILQISNYWKAGETIEINLLPNMDAAQAIEQQLAAHPKQSLRNTLSQWLPKRLVEVLFDEALLNKALNQLVHAERAKLVEDLHRWTVLMNGTEGYRTAEVTLGGVDTHELSSKTMEAIKVPGLFFIGEVMDVSGWLGGFNFQWAWASGVAAGRAV